The Verrucomicrobium spinosum DSM 4136 = JCM 18804 DNA segment CTCTCGCGCCGAGTGGATCGAAGCCCGCAAGGCGTTGATCAAGAAGGAAAAAGCTGCCGCGCAGGTGCAGGATGAACTGGCAGAGGAACGCCGCAAACTCCCGTGGGTGAAAGTGGAGAAGAACTATGTCTTTGACACCCCAACAGGAAAAAAATCATTGGCCGACCTCTTCGCCGGCAACAGCCAGCTCATTGTGTACCACTTCATGTTTGGTCCGGGCTGGAAGGAAGGCTGTCCGGGCTGCTCCTTTATGGTGGACCACTTCGATGGACCACACATCCATCTCTTCCATCATGACGTGACCCTCATCGCCGTGTCGCGTGCAACGCTGCCTGAGCTGGAGGAATACAAAACCCGCATGGGCTGGAAGTTTCCCTGGGTGTCCGCACATGATACGGATTTCAATCAGGACTATCACGTCTCCGCCACCGAGGGGGACAAGGCGCGAGGAAAAATGGAGTACAACTTCGAGGAAACAGACCTGGAGATCGACGAACTGCCCGGCGTGAGCGTCTTCTACAAGGACGATCACGGCAACGTCTTCCACACCTATTCAGACTACGCCCGCACCACGGAGTCACTGCTGGGAGCGTACCACTTCCTCGATATCACGCCAAAAGGCAGCAACGAAAACGGGCCCAACTTCAATCTGGGGGACTGGGTCAAGCGGCGCGATGAATACTCCGCGCCAACCTCAGGGACGCCAGCCTGCTGTAGCAATCCCCCGACGGACCGGTGATGCCCTCAGAGAAGGATCAAGCAGAGAGCCCAGTCATAATTTCCTTGAACGAAGGGCGCAGGGCCACGGCGGGCTGACCACAGGCTTCTCGAAGCCGGGTCAACCTGCCCGTCAATGGGTTGCCACGATCTGGTTCAGGAATCAACCTCACCAGTTCCTCCAGCAGGCAGCCAAATGCCCCCACCTCCAGCCGTTCCAGCGCCACTGCCAAATCCTCTTCGTCACGGTCATAGTACGCAGCTGCGCCAAAGTCCCCCAACAGGCATTCGCCACTGGGCTTATGGAGAATGTTATGGGCATACAGGTCCCCGTGCAGTATCCACTGCTCGTGCAATTGGGCGGCGGCGGAAGCAATGGCAAGGACCATCCGGAAAGCCGCCTCGGGTGCCAGGGTCTGTCCGGGCGCGTACACATCACGGGTGCAAGTCTCAAAACTCGGCGGCCCAGCCAGCACGGTGTAACCGGGATTGATAAGCTCCATCACCAGACCTTGAGCCCCTTCAGGATGAGAGGAGACCCTCCCCAGCACCTTGGTGAGGTGGGGATGATCTCCCACGCCAAGGCTTGCCGCCATCTCACTGGCGGGCAGGCCGTCCGAAGTAATCGCATTCTTGAACACCTTTACGGCGACCAGTCCCGGCGGCGGTGCCGAAATCCAGCGTGCGCGATGGATGATCCCCGATGCTCCCTCCCCCAGCTTCT contains these protein-coding regions:
- a CDS encoding DUF899 domain-containing protein, with the protein product MSTNTIESPSPQPQTAVESPLSSHEIVSRAEWIEARKALIKKEKAAAQVQDELAEERRKLPWVKVEKNYVFDTPTGKKSLADLFAGNSQLIVYHFMFGPGWKEGCPGCSFMVDHFDGPHIHLFHHDVTLIAVSRATLPELEEYKTRMGWKFPWVSAHDTDFNQDYHVSATEGDKARGKMEYNFEETDLEIDELPGVSVFYKDDHGNVFHTYSDYARTTESLLGAYHFLDITPKGSNENGPNFNLGDWVKRRDEYSAPTSGTPACCSNPPTDR
- a CDS encoding leucine-rich repeat-containing protein kinase family protein; the encoded protein is MSVKDTASSVAPPAKRIDLASGLTEFPREVFDHADTLEVLNLSNNRLSSLPDDLGRLKKLRILFCSNNEFTRLPAVLGTCPSLTMVGFRANQIEEIEEGALPQNLQWLILTENRLRELPVALGKCGRLQKLMLSGNLLHSLPEEMAACENLELLRLAANQFETLPGWLLKLPRLYWLALAGNPMTGGVPSVDQAHDPCIPWDELELQEKLGEGASGIIHRARWISAPPPGLVAVKVFKNAITSDGLPASEMAASLGVGDHPHLTKVLGRVSSHPEGAQGLVMELINPGYTVLAGPPSFETCTRDVYAPGQTLAPEAAFRMVLAIASAAAQLHEQWILHGDLYAHNILHKPSGECLLGDFGAAAYYDRDEEDLAVALERLEVGAFGCLLEELVRLIPEPDRGNPLTGRLTRLREACGQPAVALRPSFKEIMTGLSA